A section of the Streptomyces sp. Je 1-369 genome encodes:
- a CDS encoding phage holin family protein, translated as MTGTMGEQPTRDHAQHSVGELVERATAQLSELVRQEMRLAGQEMAAKGKRAGRGGGLLGAAGAISYVGVMALAATAIAALALTLPVWGAALIVTGVLFVVAGVLAALGRKQLARAVPPVPQEAMDSVKADVDEIKERAHR; from the coding sequence GTGACCGGGACCATGGGCGAGCAGCCGACGCGCGATCACGCGCAGCACTCGGTGGGAGAGCTCGTCGAGCGGGCCACCGCGCAGCTTTCGGAACTCGTACGCCAGGAAATGCGGCTCGCCGGGCAGGAGATGGCGGCCAAGGGCAAACGCGCGGGCCGCGGCGGAGGGCTCCTCGGAGCGGCCGGCGCCATCTCGTACGTCGGAGTCATGGCGCTCGCGGCCACGGCGATCGCCGCACTCGCACTGACCCTGCCCGTCTGGGGCGCGGCCCTCATCGTCACCGGCGTGCTCTTCGTCGTGGCCGGGGTGCTCGCCGCGCTCGGCCGCAAGCAGCTGGCCCGCGCGGTGCCCCCCGTGCCGCAGGAGGCGATGGACAGCGTCAAGGCGGATGTCGACGAGATCAAGGAAAGGGCGCACCGATGA
- the dapA gene encoding 4-hydroxy-tetrahydrodipicolinate synthase, with amino-acid sequence MTSGTAAPFGRALCAMITPFTAEGALDLDGARRLADHLVSRGCDGLVLSGTTGESPTTSDAEKAALIRAVADTVGDRASIVAGVGSNDTRHAVEQAQEAEKAGADGLLVLTPSYSLPPQDAVEAHFRTVADTCGLPVLLYDIPGRTGTRIATETVLRLADHPRIVGVKDCAYDVLGSQKVISRTELAYYAGCDEFTLALYAVGGAGCVSTVANVLPGRPREVFDAFDAGDTEGARRAQLAAVPLIEAMMASGLPGTVTAKALLGALGLPSGPVRAPLLPAGREATDGLLAAYEAAQRSAKIGVQRLTPRSFEER; translated from the coding sequence ATGACCTCCGGAACCGCAGCGCCCTTCGGCCGCGCCCTCTGCGCGATGATCACCCCCTTCACCGCCGAGGGAGCCCTCGACCTCGACGGCGCCCGGCGCCTCGCCGACCACCTCGTGTCGCGGGGCTGCGACGGACTCGTGCTGTCCGGTACGACCGGTGAGTCGCCGACCACCTCCGACGCCGAGAAGGCTGCTCTCATCCGGGCCGTGGCCGACACGGTCGGCGACCGTGCGTCGATCGTCGCGGGCGTCGGCAGCAACGACACCCGGCACGCCGTCGAACAGGCGCAAGAGGCCGAGAAGGCGGGCGCCGACGGCCTGTTGGTGCTCACGCCGTCCTACAGCCTGCCGCCGCAGGACGCCGTCGAGGCCCACTTCCGCACGGTCGCCGACACCTGCGGGCTGCCCGTACTGCTCTACGACATCCCGGGCCGCACCGGCACCCGCATCGCGACGGAGACGGTGCTGCGGCTCGCGGACCATCCGCGGATCGTCGGCGTGAAGGACTGCGCGTACGACGTCCTCGGCAGCCAGAAGGTCATCTCCCGCACGGAGTTGGCGTACTACGCGGGCTGCGACGAGTTCACTCTGGCGCTGTACGCGGTGGGCGGCGCCGGCTGTGTCAGCACGGTGGCCAACGTGCTCCCCGGCCGCCCCCGGGAGGTCTTCGACGCGTTCGACGCGGGCGACACGGAGGGCGCGCGCCGGGCGCAGCTGGCCGCGGTCCCGCTGATCGAGGCGATGATGGCGTCGGGTCTGCCGGGCACCGTCACGGCGAAGGCGCTGCTCGGCGCGCTCGGTCTGCCGTCGGGACCGGTGCGGGCACCGCTGCTGCCCGCCGGCCGCGAGGCGACCGACGGGCTGCTCGCCGCGTACGAGGCTGCTCAGCGATCGGCGAAGATCGGCGTCCAGCGCTTGACGCCGCGGTCCTTCGAGGAGCGGTAG